A portion of the Arcobacter sp. LA11 genome contains these proteins:
- a CDS encoding ATP-binding cassette domain-containing protein has protein sequence MSKNEPFLKIENLSFGYKKENLIYSDFNLELQKGHLVSIVGKSGSGKSTLFELICGNLKPLSGNITANKISSIYQDPYSSFHPSFKIIEQIKDVIYLESKDLEKEIKKYCDDLSLDRVLLDKKPHELSGGQLQRCSILRALLMKPELLLVDEPTSALDNIIAYEVMKLLVKYLDNCAILLITHDMTLASWCSDEIINLSKINRNNND, from the coding sequence ATGAGTAAAAATGAACCTTTTTTAAAAATAGAGAATCTTTCTTTTGGATATAAAAAAGAAAATCTAATTTATAGTGATTTTAATTTAGAACTACAAAAAGGACACTTAGTTTCAATAGTAGGTAAGAGTGGAAGTGGGAAAAGTACACTCTTTGAGTTAATCTGTGGAAACTTAAAACCTTTATCTGGAAATATAACCGCAAATAAAATAAGTTCAATTTATCAAGATCCTTATAGTTCATTTCATCCTTCTTTTAAAATTATTGAACAAATAAAAGATGTAATATACTTAGAATCTAAAGATTTAGAAAAAGAGATTAAAAAATATTGTGATGATTTATCTTTAGATAGAGTATTATTGGATAAAAAACCTCATGAGTTAAGTGGAGGACAGCTTCAACGTTGTTCTATTTTAAGAGCATTGCTTATGAAACCTGAATTACTCTTAGTTGATGAACCAACATCTGCTTTGGATAATATCATTGCATATGAAGTTATGAAACTTTTAGTTAAGTATTTAGATAATTGTGCGATATTATTAATAACACATGATATGACTTTAGCTTCATGGTGTAGTGATGAAATTATAAATTTAAGTAAAATAAATAGGAATAATAATGATTAA
- the hemH gene encoding ferrochelatase: MNECKKALVLLNMGGARNKNELKMFLTNMFNDKNILTLKSDFFRSILAKIIVTSRLDSAWKNYEEIGNQSPINPLTEQLVSKVEDNLSDICVYQVMRYTPPRANECIKDLEEKGIKDVVLLPLYPQYSTTTTKSSVEDFEEAAQGKFNIEVIDPFYKNELFNESIIDTIKNSVDDYSEYNLIFSAHGLPQKIVDAGDPYQKQVEEHVEILSKFLSEKNIGFKSISLAYQSKVGPMKWLEPALDEELKKYKDEKVLIYPIAFIVDNSETDFELSIEYKEEADEIGIADYKVCKCVNYDDKFIEAIKDITKLS; this comes from the coding sequence ATTAATGAATGCAAAAAAGCATTAGTACTACTTAATATGGGTGGTGCAAGAAATAAAAATGAATTAAAAATGTTTTTAACAAATATGTTTAACGATAAAAATATCTTAACATTAAAAAGTGATTTTTTTAGATCAATTTTAGCAAAAATAATTGTAACATCTAGACTTGATTCTGCATGGAAAAACTATGAAGAGATTGGAAATCAATCACCAATAAATCCATTGACAGAACAATTAGTTTCAAAAGTAGAGGATAATTTATCAGATATATGTGTTTATCAAGTTATGAGATATACACCTCCACGTGCTAATGAATGTATAAAAGATTTAGAAGAAAAAGGAATTAAAGATGTAGTTTTATTACCTTTATATCCTCAATATTCTACAACTACTACTAAGTCTTCTGTTGAAGATTTTGAAGAAGCTGCTCAAGGAAAATTTAATATTGAAGTAATAGATCCTTTTTATAAAAATGAACTTTTTAATGAGTCAATTATTGATACTATAAAAAATAGTGTTGATGATTATAGTGAATACAATTTAATATTTTCAGCACATGGATTACCTCAAAAAATTGTAGATGCTGGTGATCCATATCAAAAACAAGTAGAAGAGCATGTTGAGATTTTATCAAAATTTTTAAGTGAAAAAAATATAGGTTTTAAATCAATATCCTTAGCATATCAATCAAAAGTTGGTCCTATGAAATGGCTAGAACCAGCTTTAGATGAAGAATTAAAAAAATATAAAGATGAAAAGGTTTTAATTTATCCTATTGCTTTTATAGTTGATAATTCTGAAACGGATTTTGAACTTAGTATTGAATATAAAGAAGAAGCTGATGAGATAGGTATTGCAGATTATAAAGTTTGTAAATGTGTAAATTATGATGATAAATTTATAGAAGCTATTAAGGATATAACAAAACTATCTTAA